The Monomorium pharaonis isolate MP-MQ-018 chromosome 5, ASM1337386v2, whole genome shotgun sequence genome includes a window with the following:
- the LOC105830998 gene encoding uncharacterized protein LOC105830998 isoform X2 produces the protein MGKGDKKGGTQRGDGASTNLVGKFTQSVRRIVQDVKDEGTSSGQTKEEVIETNERLRVVRIRLDGSYDTAKRALVELMCKYTDSKQVRNVFQRYNLLKNMIKDVIKLETQYWTLVDIPRQEKQETVPAFVLRACSIMEKTHKSGEGVKTSARLAEEAETKRERIERLENMTTAQIEAENTQMTNDLYRLLKKYTGLRNLIKVLKEEYNSSKLYPMFPRYTILKDMIKDIMHNPDYMEVCHEVDQA, from the exons CCAGCACCAATCTCGTGGGCAAGTTCACGCAGAGCGTGCGAAGGATCGTCCAAGACGTGAAGGACGAGGGCACTTCCA GTGGACAAACGAAAGAGGAGGTGATCGAAACGAACGAGAGGCTGAGGGTCGTGAGGATACGTCTGGACGGCAGCTACGACACCGCTAAGAGGGCCCTCGTCGAATTAATGTGCAAGTACACCGACAGCAAGCAAGTGCGCAACGTGTTCCAGCGTTACAACCTCCTAAAAAATATGATCAAG GACGTAATTAAGCTGGAGACGCAATATTGGACGCTGGTGGATATACCGAGGCAGGAGAAGCAGGAGACCGTGCCCGCTTTCGTGCTGCGTGCCTGTTCCATCATGGAGAAGACTCACAAAAGCGGCGAAGGCGTGAAAACTTCGGCGCGTCTCGCCGAGGAGGCCGAGACCAAGAGGGAGCGCATCGAAAGACTCGAGA ATATGACGACGGCGCAAATCGAAGCTGAGAACACCCAGATGACCAATGATCTGTACAGATTGCTGAAGAAGTACACGGGTCTCAGAAACCTCATCAAAGTATTGaaa GAGGAGTACAACAGTTCGAAGTTGTATCCGATGTTCCCGCGTTACACGATACTAAAGGACATGATAAAGGATATAATGCACAACCCGGACTATATGGAAGTTTGTCACGAGGTGGACCAAGCATAG
- the LOC105830998 gene encoding uncharacterized protein LOC105830998 isoform X1: MGKGDKKGGTQRGDGASTNLVGKFTQSVRRIVQDVKDEGTSSGQTKEEVIETNERLRVVRIRLDGSYDTAKRALVELMCKYTDSKQVRNVFQRYNLLKNMIKPELPTVSPFQDVIKLETQYWTLVDIPRQEKQETVPAFVLRACSIMEKTHKSGEGVKTSARLAEEAETKRERIERLENMTTAQIEAENTQMTNDLYRLLKKYTGLRNLIKVLKEEYNSSKLYPMFPRYTILKDMIKDIMHNPDYMEVCHEVDQA; this comes from the exons CCAGCACCAATCTCGTGGGCAAGTTCACGCAGAGCGTGCGAAGGATCGTCCAAGACGTGAAGGACGAGGGCACTTCCA GTGGACAAACGAAAGAGGAGGTGATCGAAACGAACGAGAGGCTGAGGGTCGTGAGGATACGTCTGGACGGCAGCTACGACACCGCTAAGAGGGCCCTCGTCGAATTAATGTGCAAGTACACCGACAGCAAGCAAGTGCGCAACGTGTTCCAGCGTTACAACCTCCTAAAAAATATGATCAAG CCTGAGCTACCGACGGTTTCGCCCTTCCAGGACGTAATTAAGCTGGAGACGCAATATTGGACGCTGGTGGATATACCGAGGCAGGAGAAGCAGGAGACCGTGCCCGCTTTCGTGCTGCGTGCCTGTTCCATCATGGAGAAGACTCACAAAAGCGGCGAAGGCGTGAAAACTTCGGCGCGTCTCGCCGAGGAGGCCGAGACCAAGAGGGAGCGCATCGAAAGACTCGAGA ATATGACGACGGCGCAAATCGAAGCTGAGAACACCCAGATGACCAATGATCTGTACAGATTGCTGAAGAAGTACACGGGTCTCAGAAACCTCATCAAAGTATTGaaa GAGGAGTACAACAGTTCGAAGTTGTATCCGATGTTCCCGCGTTACACGATACTAAAGGACATGATAAAGGATATAATGCACAACCCGGACTATATGGAAGTTTGTCACGAGGTGGACCAAGCATAG